Proteins co-encoded in one Brassica oleracea var. oleracea cultivar TO1000 chromosome C4, BOL, whole genome shotgun sequence genomic window:
- the LOC106339159 gene encoding putative F-box/FBD/LRR-repeat protein At1g22000: MYHSRQEDRISALPDDLLVRILLSIPTEEAVSTMILSKRWRFIWTMLPVLTYQERKVSVWLFLNKSMEFHKAPVLQILSIRLGPHCPTDADVGKWVENAVNRGVRELFFTLQWSADPTRLPKSLNTCKTLLHLRLSHKILVDFPTSSCLPSLERLQLYYVVYKDEASLVALLSSCPVLELLYVMRNEDDNVAKFSVKVPSTITFHQ; encoded by the coding sequence ATGTATCACTCACGTCAAGAAGACAGGATCAGTGCCTTGCCGGATGATTTACTTGTGAGGATACTGTTGTCTATCCCGACAGAAGAAGCTGTATCTACCATGATTTTGTCTAAGAGATGGCGTTTTATCTGGACGATGCTGCCCGTACTTACGTACCAAGAAAGGAAAGTAAGTGTTTGGTTGTTTCTTAACAAGTCAATGGAATTTCACAAAGCACCTGTCCTCCAAATACTGTCTATCCGACTAGGTCCACATTGTCCTACCGATGCTGATGTCGGGAAGTGGGTTGAAAACGCTGTTAATCGTGGCGTGAGAGAGCTATTTTTCACGCTACAATGGTCCGCAGATCCAACCAGATTGCCTAAGAGCCTTAACACATGCAAAACTCTCTTGCATCTAAGACTCTCCCACAAGATCCTAGTGGATTTTCCTACTTCTTCTTGCCTCCCTTCCCTGGAAAGACTCCAACTTTACTATGTGGTGTATAAAGACGAGGCTTCTCTAGTTGCGCTCTTATCTAGCTGCCCCGTTCTTGAGTTACTGTATGTGATGCGTAATGAGGATGACAACGTTGCCAAGTTTAGTGTGAAAGTGCCTTCTACAATAACTTTCCACCAATGA